One Brassica napus cultivar Da-Ae chromosome C4, Da-Ae, whole genome shotgun sequence genomic region harbors:
- the LOC106390545 gene encoding zinc finger A20 and AN1 domain-containing stress-associated protein 4-like produces the protein MAEEHRCQTPEGHRLCVNNCGFSGSSATMNLCSNCYGDLCLNQQQASSLPAASPPSSSKIESISSSSTAERQIKLIPSEQKQPPQRPNRCTVCRKRVGLTGFMCRCGTTFCGTHRYPEVHGCTFDFKSAGREEIAKANPLVIAAKLQKI, from the coding sequence ATGGCGGAAGAACATCGATGCCAAACGCCAGAAGGCCACCGTCTCTGCGTTAACAACTGCGGTTTCTCCGGCAGCTCAGCCACCATGAACCTCTGCTCCAATTGCTACGGCGATCTCTGCCTCAACCAACAGCAAGCCTCCTCTCTCCCCGCCGCATCTCCTCCGTCCTCATCAAAGATCGAATCCATCTCATCGTCTTCAACGGCGGAGAGACAAATTAAGCTGATCCCGTCGGAGCAGAAGCAGCCGCCGCAACGGCCTAACCGGTGCACCGTGTGCAGGAAACGGGTCGGGTTGACCGGATTCATGTGCCGGTGCGGTACGACTTTCTGCGGGACCCACAGGTATCCGGAGGTTCACGGATGCACGTTCGACTTCAAATCGGCGGGGCGCGAAGAGATCGCAAAGGCTAATCCTTTGGTCATAGCCGCGAAGCTCCAGAAGATATGA
- the LOC106390641 gene encoding uridine nucleosidase 1-like codes for MDSTMENCNGGISNGDVSGLSSKREKLIIDTDPGIDDSMAIMMAFQTRELDILGLTTVFGNVQTQDATRNALLLCEIAGFPDLPVAEGSSEPLKGGIPRVADFVHGKNGLGDVSVPSPCRKKCDKSAAEFLVDKVSQYPGEVTVLALGPLTNLAIAIKRDSSFASKVKKIVILGGAFFSLGNVNPAAEANIYNDPEAADVVFTCGADITVVGINITTQLMLSDDDLLSLRESKGKHAKLLSDMCKFYRDWHVKSDGVYGVYLHDPVSFVAVVRPDLFTYKKGVVRVETQGICVGHTLMDQGLKRWNGSNPWVGYSPVSVAWTVDVDGVLEYIKGMLMKP; via the exons ATGGATTCTACTATGGAGAATTGTAACGGTGGGATCTCAAACGGTGACGTTTCGGGTCTATCTTCTAAGCGTGAGAAGCTCATTATCGATACAGACCCTGGCATCG ATGATAGCATGGCGATAATGATGGCGTTTCAAACACGGGAGCTGGATATATTAGGACTCACTACTGTCTTTGGTAATGTCCAAACACAAGACGCTACCCGCAACGCCTTACTCCTC TGTGAGATTGCTGGCTTCCCTGATCTCCCCGTCGCTGAAGGAAGTTCTGAACCTTTAAAG GGTGGGATTCCACGTGTTGCTGATTTCGTGCACGGCAAAAACGGGCTTGGAGACGTCTCTGTtccttctccttgtagaaagaAATGTGACAAGAGTGCAGCTGAGTTCTTAGTTGATAAAGTCTCTCAATATCCGGGTGAAGTCACCGTTCTCGCTCTTGGACCTTTAACCAACTTAGCAATA GCCATCAAACGTGATAGTTCATTTGCGAGTAAGGTGAAGAAGATTGTTATACTTGGTGGAGCTTTCTTTTCTTTAGGCAATGTTAATCCTGCAGCTGAAGCTAAT ATATATAATGACCCGGAAGCAGCTGATGTGGTGTTCACGTGTGGAGCTGATATCACTGTTGTTGGGATAAACATCACAACCCAACTTATGCTATCTG ATGATGACCTCTTATCTCTCCGTGAGTCCAAGGGGAAACACGCTAAGTTATTAAGCGACATGTGCAAATTCTATAGAGATTGGCATGTCAAATCTGATGGTGTTTatg GAGTGTACCTTCATGACCCGGTCAGCTTTGTGGCTGTAGTACGGCCTGATTTATTCACGTACAAGAAAGGTGTTGTTCGTGTGGAGACTCAAGGAATATGTGTTGGCCACACACTCATGGATCAAGGCCTCAAGAG ATGGAATGGGAGCAATCCATGGGTGGGATACTCACCAGTATCAGTGGCGTGGACGGTAGATGTAGATGGAGTTTTGGAATACATCAAAGGCATGCTGATGAAGCCATAA